The Stomatobaculum sp. F0698 genomic sequence TTGCGGACGGCAGACCGGAGACGCTGGACTTAAAGGGCATCTTAAAGCACTATCTTGCCTTCCAGTACGCGAATGCCGAGAAGAAGTACGAGACCCTGCTCGAAAAGGAGCGCTTAAAGCAGGAGGTGCAGGAGGGACTGATTGCCGCCTGCGATTGCATTGATTTAATCATTGCGATACTCCGCGGCGCGAAGAAACTTGAGGACGCGAAGGCCTGCCTCACGACCGGCGATGCGAGCCGCATTTACTTCAAGGACCCGAGTTACCTGCGGGATGCCATGCAGCTGCACTTCACGGAGCGCCAGGCACAGGCCATACTCGAAATGCGTCTCTATAAGTTGATCGGACTCGAGATTTTGGCACTCGAAAAAGAGCACGCGGAGACGCTTAAAAAAATCGAGACCTATGAGGGCTATCTTTCGAGCCGCGAGAAGCTTGACAAGCTTCTCATAAAGGATCTCGAGGCCATCAAAAAGGAATATGCGCACGAGCGCCGCACCCGGCTTGAGGACAGCAAGGAGGCTGTGGTCGAAGAGAAGGCACCGGAGGACGAACCGGTTATCTTCCTTTTGGATCGCTTCGGCTACGCAAAACTTTTGGATGTCGCGAGCTATGAGAAGAATCGGGAGCAGATCGAGAGCGAGTACCGCGCGGTTGTGCCGATTATGACGAGCGGCAGGATACAGCTCTATACCAGTGCGGGTGTGCTGCATCAGGTCAAAGTGCGGGATATTCCGGCCGGTAAGCTGAAGGACAAGGGTGTGCCGATCGATAACCTGAGCCGCTTTGACGGGCGGAAGGAAGAAATCTATCTGGTCGCGGCAGCGGGTAGCCTCAGCAAGGAACAGCTTCTCTTTGTGAGCCGCGAGGGCTATGTGAAGCTGGTCGACGGCGCAGAGTTCGAGACCGCGAATAAGACTGTGGTTGCGACCAAACTGGGAGATGAGGATGCGGTGACAGCGGTGCTGGTGCTCGGAAAAGGAAAGCAGGAAGTATTGCTGCTCAGCGGGGAAAACTATGCCCTCCGCTTTTACGCAGAGGAGACGCCGCAGATGAAGAAGAACGCGCGCGGTGTGCGCGGCATGCGCCTTGGTTCCGGGGACTATGTGCAGAAAGCGCTGCTTTTGCCGCCCATGGAAGAGTTTGTGTTCAACGGAAAGAAGGTGAACCCGGAGAAGATACGGCGCGGTCACCGGGATACGAAGGGCGAAAAACTGAAATAAGACTTCGAGGTAGGGTAGATAGAGGGCTTCGACGGAGACAGAAAGAAGAAGATGATAGAGAGCCGGGAGGGAGAAGCCCTACCCGGCTTTTCCGGTTTTTGCCCAAACCCGATGAAGGCGCAGGATAATAGGAAGTACGCCGCAGAACAAAGTAACGAAGCGGATTAATTGGTTCACATAATAGATGCGGGCAAGAAAAGCACGGGCTGAATTATGGCTGCGGCGATATTCGTGCGGCCAGAAATCCGGACAAGGAAATGCGATTTTGCGATTTTCAAAAATAAAAATGAAAAAGTTTGAAAAAACGCTTGACGCCTTCATACAGGGGTGGTATAGTACACAAGCTTGCTCGTGAGGGCGAGCCAAGAACCTTGAAAATCAAAGATCAGACAGTACAAACAACCCTGAAATCTCTGTGAAAACAGAGGGCTTGCGGACATTTTTCAAATGTGTTCGTGAGCTTCCAAAAGAATTTCAAAAAAGAACCAAACCAAGTAATAACGGGTAAAATAACTGAGAAAGACCAACGTTATTTTGACCGGAACGAACAAACTTTAAATTGAGAGTTCGATCCTGGCTCAGGATGAACGCTGGCGGCGTGCTTAACACATGCAAGTCGAACGAGAAATGGAGACGGAAACCTTCGGGCGGAAGGCTTCATTTCGAGTGGCGGACGGGTGAGTAACGCGTGGGTAACCTGCCTCATACAGGGGGATAACAGTTGGAAACGACTGTTAATACCGCATAAGACCACAGCACCGCATGGTGCGGGGGTAAAAACTCCGGTGGTATGAGATGGACCCGCGTTCGATTAGCCAGTTGGCGGGGTAACGGCCCACCAAAGCGACGATCGATAGCCGATCTGAGAGGATGACCGGCCACATTGGGACTGA encodes the following:
- a CDS encoding DNA gyrase/topoisomerase IV subunit A; this translates as MAEKILRTEYSEEMQKSYLDYSMSVITARAIPDARDGLKPVQRRVLYDMSELHLSHDKPHRKSARIVGDTMGKYHPHGDSSIYETLVVMSQPFKRGMPLVDGHGNFGSIEGDGAAAMRYTEAKLQKFAEEVYLRDLDKTVRFVSNYDETEKEPEVLPVRIPNLLVNGAEGIAVGMSTSIPPHNLGEVCDACIAYIKNPEIKYEKLLGLLKGPDFPTGGIVANQSELPLIYRTGVGKIKLRGRIEVELGQKRSDRDKLVITEIPYTMVGAGIDKFLMDVAALVESKKLPEVVDISNQSSKEGVRIVLELRRDADLDRVKNMLYKKTKLEDSFGVNMLAIADGRPETLDLKGILKHYLAFQYANAEKKYETLLEKERLKQEVQEGLIAACDCIDLIIAILRGAKKLEDAKACLTTGDASRIYFKDPSYLRDAMQLHFTERQAQAILEMRLYKLIGLEILALEKEHAETLKKIETYEGYLSSREKLDKLLIKDLEAIKKEYAHERRTRLEDSKEAVVEEKAPEDEPVIFLLDRFGYAKLLDVASYEKNREQIESEYRAVVPIMTSGRIQLYTSAGVLHQVKVRDIPAGKLKDKGVPIDNLSRFDGRKEEIYLVAAAGSLSKEQLLFVSREGYVKLVDGAEFETANKTVVATKLGDEDAVTAVLVLGKGKQEVLLLSGENYALRFYAEETPQMKKNARGVRGMRLGSGDYVQKALLLPPMEEFVFNGKKVNPEKIRRGHRDTKGEKLK